A window of the Lepus europaeus isolate LE1 chromosome 5, mLepTim1.pri, whole genome shotgun sequence genome harbors these coding sequences:
- the LOC133761009 gene encoding small ribosomal subunit protein eS10-like, producing the protein MLMPKKNRIAIYELLFKEGVMVAKKDVHMPKHPELADKNVPNLHVMKAMQSLKSRGYVKEQFAWRHFYWYLTNEGIQYLQDYLHLPPEIVPATLRHSQPETGRPRPKGLEGERPARLTRGEADRDTYRRSTVPSGADKKAEAGAGSATEFQFRGGFGRGRGQPPQ; encoded by the coding sequence ATGTTGATGCCCAAGAAGAATCGCATTGCCATTTACGAACTCCTCTTCAAGGAGGGGGTGATGGTAGCCAAAAAGGACGTGCACATGCCGAAGCACCCAGAGCTGGCGGACAAGAACGTGCCCAACCTCCACGTCATGAAGGCCATGCAGTCGCTCAAGTCTCGAGGCTACGTGAAGGAGCAGTTCGCGTGGAGACACTTCTACTGGTACCTCACCAACGAGGGCATCCAGTATCTCCAGGACTACCTCCACCTGCCCCCCGAGATCGTGCCTGCCACCCTGCGCCACAGCCAACCCGAGACCGGCAGGCCTAGGCCTAAAGGTCTGGAGGGAGAACGGCCTGCGAGACTCACAAGAGGGGAAGCTGACAGAGACACTTACAGACGAAGCACTGTGCCCTCTGGTGCTGACAAGAAAgccgaggctggggctgggtcagcaaCTGAATTCCAGTTTAGAGGCGGATTTGGTCGTGGACGTGGTCAGCCACCCCAGTGA
- the LOC133761010 gene encoding large ribosomal subunit protein eL32-like, whose protein sequence is MAALRPLVKPKIVKKRTKKFIRHQLDRYVKIKRNWRKPRGTDNRVRRRFKGQILMPNIGYGSNKKTKHMLLRSFRKFLVHNVKELEMLLMCNKSYCAEIAHNVSSKNCKATVERAAQLAIRVTNPNARLLSEENE, encoded by the coding sequence ATGGCCGCCCTCAGACCCCTGGTGAAGCCCAAGATCGTCAAAAAGAGGACCAAGAAGTTCATCCGCCACCAGCTGGACCGCTATGTCAAGATTAAGCGTAACTGGCGGAAACCCAGAGGTACTGACAACAGAGTACGGAGAAGATTCAAGGGCCAGATCTTGATGCCCAACATTGGCTACGGGAGCAACAAGAAGACCAAGCACATGCTGCTCAGGAGCTTCCGGAAGTTCCTGGTCCACAACGTCAAGGAGCTGGAGATGCTGCTGATGTGCAACAAATCCTACTGTGCAGAGATTGCTCACAATGTCTCCTCCAAGAACTGCAAAGCCACTGTGGAGAGAGCGGCCCAGCTGGCCATCAGGGTCACCAACCCCAACGCCAGGCTGCTCAGTGAAGAAAATGAGTAG